One Prevotella sp. E2-28 genomic window, GGCCTCTTCAAAAGATTTTGCATAATAACCACAGGGACTCACACGCATGGCAGAACCGTTTCCAAAAGAATTGTATGGTTCCGTCCATTTGTTTTCCAACCACCTCCTGAACATGCCGCCATATCCGGCATGAGGATATTCCTCGCCATAGCGATGCATGATTTTGACCAACTGTTCATGTGAGTGTGTGGAATCTTCCACTAACCACTCAGCTACTGCACAGGTCATCACTGTATCATCTGTAAATTTCGACCGTGGAGTGAACAATTTGAAACCCATGTCCTTTGTCTTGTGAAACTCATAGGCAGAACCAATGATGTCACCACAAACTGCTCCGATAATTCCTTTGTTTTGCATTCTGTTCTTTTTAGTAGTTTATAACCAGTTTCTAATCTCAGTATAATAGCTTAGGCAGCGTTTTGCAAGAGTTTTGTGCCTCTTTAACTGTATTTTAACACAATCCTATGCAGCAACGGGCAGATCTTTAAAATCCGCCCTTTCTTCTTTCATCATCTCCATCATCCTTCTCAATACCTTATTTTTCTTACTTTTCACACTATTACCATTCCTATATCCAACTCTCTTCGCAATCTCCTCCATTTTACATCCATCCACATAATAACTTTCCAATATCATCCTATCTACAATCTTCAACTTACCCCAAACTCTATCCAACCTCTCAAAGATCTCATCATCATTTCCTCTTTCTTCAATCACATCAAACATCTCCTCAATTCCTCTTTCGTCATCCTCCCTCACTTCATAACCTCTTTCCATTATCCTATCCAAACTCTCAATATCTTCATTCACCTTCCTCAAATAATGCATCCCAATATTCCTACATATCCTAACCAAATACCCTACCATACTTCTTTCCTTCAACTTAAACTCCTTATCCAACATCTTATCCCACAATACCAAACATCCATCATTATAAACCTCCTCCAGATCCTCATACCTCAAACTCTTAAACCTTCCCATCAATCTCATCAATACATTATCTCTCTCACCATCCACCACCTTATTAAATATAAGGCTACTAACACCCAGAAGTCCACTCTTTTCTTCCTTCAGAGTCAACTTCTCAACATCCTCATTCTCAAAACCACTCACCTTAATTCTTACTACCATACCCTTCATTTTTAATTATTGCGTAATATTTACGCTGCAAAAGTACAACAAATATTTTATTCACGCAAGCTTTTCTGCGTATTTTTTACGCAATTGATTACATTTTTCTTGTTTTTGGCAATTTATTATGCCTGATGGTGGGTAAAAATGAAGAAAAATGGAGATTAAAAGGATGAAAAAGAAATTTGAGTGTACAAAAGAAAATCCGCTTCATAGTCAATTGTCAAACCTTAACTGCAGTCTTATTCAAGAGATAACAGTCAAAGGATTCCTTTGTGACGAAGATTATGAATTGCTGACAAAAATGAGCGGAGAAACCAGTAATCTGAGAATACTAAATCTATATGAAGTTTGCGAGACAGATTGCCAATGTGAGAACAGTTACGGAAAGCCTAAACAAAGAAAGATTGAGGTTGCAGATAATGCTTTTGAGGATAGCATAAGGCTGGAAAAAATCATTCTGCCAGCAAAACTGGAAGCTATCGGAAGTCCGACTTTCGGTGGCTGCACTAATTTAGAAGGAGTTGATTTCCCGGAATCGCTTAACTCAATTGGCTCTGAAGCGTTCCTGGATTGTCCCAAATTAGGTGAAGTCTATATATCTAAAAATCTAAGTTTGGGCGAGGTTTACAGTCATGCATTTTCTGCGTCTGCGGACAGCTTTGTCTGCGATTGGGACCGATGGCCAGTAAATAAGGATGGAGAGCCAACCTACACAGGCGATGGGTTCGGATACTTTTCCTATAACGGAGTTTTGTTTTTCGGCTTCGTATGGGATGAATGTATCGAATTAGAAAAATACCCTTCAAT contains:
- a CDS encoding leucine-rich repeat domain-containing protein; amino-acid sequence: MKKKFECTKENPLHSQLSNLNCSLIQEITVKGFLCDEDYELLTKMSGETSNLRILNLYEVCETDCQCENSYGKPKQRKIEVADNAFEDSIRLEKIILPAKLEAIGSPTFGGCTNLEGVDFPESLNSIGSEAFLDCPKLGEVYISKNLSLGEVYSHAFSASADSFVCDWDRWPVNKDGEPTYTGDGFGYFSYNGVLFFGFVWDECIELEKYPSMNDRSTYQIPYGTQIIKYGAFSNCKFLHKLIFPETCGVITEGSICGCPELETLVFRRQGLDGERVHHMDLYWGDVITNCPKLKDIYLYAENPENIAFGVFEKLDNMSEIVLHVPCFCAKKYRDYEEEYCSMYDYNDKKYVKVWRKFKSIEEFDPVDFLEDGI
- a CDS encoding RNA polymerase sigma factor codes for the protein MVVRIKVSGFENEDVEKLTLKEEKSGLLGVSSLIFNKVVDGERDNVLMRLMGRFKSLRYEDLEEVYNDGCLVLWDKMLDKEFKLKERSMVGYLVRICRNIGMHYLRKVNEDIESLDRIMERGYEVREDDERGIEEMFDVIEERGNDDEIFERLDRVWGKLKIVDRMILESYYVDGCKMEEIAKRVGYRNGNSVKSKKNKVLRRMMEMMKEERADFKDLPVAA